The Caproicibacterium lactatifermentans genome contains a region encoding:
- a CDS encoding phage portal protein yields MSIFSGLFRSRDKPEHRPKDSTNGSGYRYYFGNSSSGKAVTERSAMQISAVYACVRVLSEAIASLPLHLYRYTDKNSKEKAVDHPLYPLLHDEPNPEMTSFIFRETLMTHLLLWGNAYAQIIRNGRGEVAALYPLMANRMRVDRDENGHLYYEYQMSTSDAPTMKAGTVRLTPSDVLHIPGLGFDGLVGYSPIAMAKNSIGMAMATEEYGAAFFKNGANPSGILSMPGVVKDPEKIRNSWEAGFGGSSNSNKVAILEEGMTYTPISISPEQAQFLETRKFQLDEIARIFRIPPHMIGDLEHATFSNIEQQSLEFVTYTLEPWLVRWEQSMQRSLLSPEEKKSYFIRFNVDGLLRGDYQSRMNGYSTGIQNGIFSVNDVRELENMDLLSDEEGGNIHVLNGNVVKLADAGSAYNQNSNKEDTDGKDKQVLEMGKK; encoded by the coding sequence ATGAGTATCTTCAGCGGCCTTTTCCGGTCACGGGATAAACCAGAACACCGGCCTAAGGATTCAACGAACGGCAGCGGCTACCGCTATTACTTCGGAAACAGTTCTTCCGGCAAAGCGGTGACGGAGCGCTCCGCCATGCAGATTTCAGCAGTATACGCCTGCGTCCGCGTCCTTTCGGAAGCCATTGCGAGCCTTCCGCTGCACCTTTACCGCTATACAGACAAAAACAGCAAGGAAAAGGCTGTCGACCACCCACTGTATCCGCTGCTTCATGACGAACCAAACCCGGAAATGACTTCGTTCATATTCCGGGAAACGCTCATGACGCACCTTCTTCTTTGGGGAAACGCTTACGCACAGATCATAAGAAACGGACGCGGCGAGGTCGCGGCACTTTATCCTCTCATGGCAAACCGAATGCGTGTCGATCGGGATGAAAACGGACATCTGTACTACGAGTATCAGATGAGCACATCCGATGCTCCGACGATGAAGGCCGGGACGGTCAGGCTCACGCCTTCCGACGTGCTGCACATTCCGGGACTTGGCTTTGATGGTTTGGTCGGCTATTCGCCGATCGCGATGGCGAAGAATTCCATCGGCATGGCAATGGCGACCGAGGAATACGGCGCGGCCTTCTTTAAAAACGGGGCGAATCCATCCGGCATTCTGTCAATGCCGGGCGTCGTGAAAGACCCGGAGAAAATAAGGAACTCATGGGAGGCCGGATTCGGCGGGAGTTCCAATTCCAACAAGGTCGCCATTTTGGAAGAAGGCATGACCTATACGCCGATTTCCATCAGTCCGGAGCAGGCGCAGTTCCTTGAAACGCGCAAGTTCCAGCTGGACGAAATTGCGAGGATTTTCCGCATCCCGCCACACATGATCGGCGACCTCGAACACGCGACCTTCTCGAACATTGAGCAGCAAAGCTTGGAATTTGTCACTTATACGCTGGAGCCGTGGCTTGTGCGCTGGGAACAATCCATGCAGCGCTCGCTCCTCTCTCCGGAGGAAAAGAAAAGCTACTTCATCCGCTTTAATGTAGACGGGCTCCTGCGGGGAGACTATCAGAGCCGCATGAACGGTTATTCGACCGGCATTCAGAACGGAATTTTTTCCGTGAACGATGTGCGGGAACTTGAGAACATGGATCTCCTTTCCGACGAGGAAGGCGGCAATATCCACGTCCTGAACGGAAACGTGGTAAAACTTGCGGATGCCGGGTCCGCATACAATCAAAATTCAAACAAGGAGGATACAGATGGGAAAGACAAACAAGTTCTGGAGATGGGCAAGAAATAA
- a CDS encoding type II toxin-antitoxin system RelE/ParE family toxin produces MSWEVAYSEKARQDLRSIYEYIADGLCVPDTAVKQAGRILQHIKSLSEMPLRYRLYEDEPWHSMGLRFFPVDNYLVFYLPKETDKMVYIVRIMYGVQDIRKQLRETIKY; encoded by the coding sequence ATGAGCTGGGAAGTTGCATATTCCGAAAAAGCGCGCCAGGATTTAAGAAGCATTTATGAATATATTGCAGACGGGCTCTGTGTTCCGGATACAGCGGTAAAGCAGGCAGGACGGATTTTGCAGCATATAAAGAGTTTGAGTGAAATGCCTCTGCGTTACCGATTATACGAGGATGAACCTTGGCACAGTATGGGGCTGCGTTTCTTTCCTGTAGACAATTATCTGGTTTTCTATCTGCCAAAAGAAACGGATAAAATGGTATATATTGTCCGCATCATGTATGGCGTACAGGATATCAGAAAGCAGCTCCGTGAAACAATAAAATATTAA
- a CDS encoding type II toxin-antitoxin system RelB/DinJ family antitoxin → MARTSNVFARVEPEIKKQAEEVLNQLGIPMSNAVGMFLRQVVLQRGIPFEMKLPANAPIAFGALTKKQFDTEMNKGMDDIKAGKVYSSDTVEKEMKRDFGV, encoded by the coding sequence ATGGCACGAACTTCTAATGTTTTCGCCCGTGTAGAGCCAGAAATCAAAAAGCAAGCCGAAGAAGTACTCAATCAGCTCGGCATTCCGATGTCCAATGCTGTAGGAATGTTTTTAAGACAAGTCGTACTGCAGCGCGGTATTCCATTTGAAATGAAGCTGCCTGCAAATGCTCCGATTGCCTTTGGTGCCCTTACCAAAAAACAATTTGATACTGAAATGAACAAAGGTATGGACGATATAAAGGCAGGCAAGGTTTATTCGTCAGATACCGTTGAAAAAGAGATGAAGCGGGACTTTGGAGTATGA
- a CDS encoding terminase large subunit has translation MRKLKHYKPTRFMAEGSAYNKVMADYAVTFIEQLCHTKGTWAGKPFELIDWQEQIIRDLFGILKPNGYRQFNTAYIEIPKKMGKSELAAAVALLLCCGDGEERAEVYGCAADRQQAAIVFDVAADMVRMCPALDRRIKILASQKRIIYQPTNSFYQVLSAEAYSKHGFNVHGVVFDELHTQPNRKLFDVMTKGSGDARMQPLYFLITTAGNDTNTICYEVHQKAQDILDGRKVDPTFYPVIYGAAETDDWTDPKIWKKANPSLGITVGIDKVEAACESAKQNPSEENSFRQLRLNQWVKQAVRWMPMDKWDTCAFPVNEEELENRVCYGGLDLSSTTDITAFVLLFPPKDEDGKYVVLPYFWVPEEMLDLRVRRDHVPYDIWKKQGYLETTEGNVIHYGYIEKFIERLGERFNIREIAFDRWGAVQMVQNLEGMGFTVVPFGQGFKDMSPPTKELMNLTLEKRIAHGGHPVLRWMIDNIFIRTDPAGNIKADKEKSTEKIDGAIAMIMALDRAIRCGNDNGASVYDDRGILFL, from the coding sequence ATGAGGAAATTGAAACATTACAAGCCAACCCGCTTCATGGCAGAAGGTTCCGCCTACAACAAGGTTATGGCGGACTACGCCGTGACGTTCATCGAGCAGCTCTGCCATACCAAGGGCACATGGGCAGGAAAGCCTTTCGAGCTCATTGACTGGCAGGAGCAGATTATTCGTGACCTCTTCGGCATTCTGAAGCCGAACGGTTACCGGCAGTTTAACACGGCCTATATCGAAATCCCGAAGAAGATGGGAAAGTCTGAGCTTGCCGCTGCGGTCGCGCTGCTCCTCTGCTGCGGCGACGGAGAGGAACGCGCTGAGGTCTACGGCTGTGCCGCTGACCGCCAGCAGGCAGCCATCGTGTTCGACGTCGCCGCCGACATGGTCCGAATGTGTCCGGCGCTCGACCGGCGCATCAAAATTCTTGCTTCTCAAAAGCGGATTATCTACCAACCTACGAACAGTTTCTATCAGGTGCTCTCCGCCGAAGCATATTCAAAGCACGGTTTCAACGTCCACGGCGTCGTCTTCGATGAACTGCACACACAGCCGAATCGGAAGCTCTTCGATGTCATGACAAAAGGTTCCGGCGACGCCAGAATGCAGCCTTTATATTTTCTCATCACGACAGCCGGTAATGACACAAACACGATCTGCTACGAGGTCCATCAGAAGGCGCAGGATATCCTTGACGGCAGGAAGGTTGACCCGACCTTCTACCCGGTCATCTACGGTGCCGCTGAAACGGACGACTGGACAGACCCGAAGATCTGGAAGAAAGCAAATCCGTCGCTCGGCATTACAGTCGGCATCGATAAAGTCGAAGCAGCCTGTGAATCGGCGAAGCAAAATCCCAGCGAGGAGAACTCCTTCCGGCAGCTCCGCTTAAATCAATGGGTTAAGCAGGCCGTCCGCTGGATGCCGATGGATAAATGGGACACCTGTGCGTTCCCTGTAAACGAAGAGGAACTGGAAAACCGCGTCTGCTACGGCGGTCTCGACCTCTCATCCACGACCGACATCACGGCATTCGTTCTGCTTTTCCCTCCCAAAGACGAGGACGGCAAATATGTGGTTCTCCCGTACTTCTGGGTGCCGGAAGAAATGCTCGACCTCCGTGTCCGGCGCGACCACGTGCCCTATGACATCTGGAAAAAGCAAGGGTATCTCGAAACTACGGAAGGAAATGTGATACACTACGGCTATATTGAAAAGTTCATCGAGCGTCTCGGTGAGCGCTTCAACATCCGTGAGATTGCTTTTGACCGCTGGGGAGCTGTGCAAATGGTGCAGAACCTCGAAGGCATGGGTTTCACGGTCGTTCCGTTCGGGCAGGGCTTCAAGGATATGTCGCCGCCCACGAAGGAACTCATGAATCTCACGCTGGAAAAACGCATCGCACACGGCGGCCACCCGGTGCTCCGCTGGATGATAGACAACATCTTCATCCGCACCGACCCTGCCGGAAACATCAAGGCGGACAAGGAAAAAAGTACAGAAAAAATCGATGGTGCGATTGCAATGATCATGGCGCTTGACCGTGCCATTCGCTGCGGCAACGACAACGGCGCTTCTGTTTACGATGACAGAGGCATTTTATTTCTGTAA
- a CDS encoding DUF5049 domain-containing protein, with the protein MTEKIKEQILAIQNTGLTNMFDVNAVQRLAYKRDFYELVFFLEEHRKEYVHFILTSEA; encoded by the coding sequence ATGACTGAGAAAATTAAGGAACAGATTCTCGCGATTCAGAACACCGGCCTTACAAATATGTTCGACGTAAACGCCGTCCAGCGCCTTGCCTACAAACGTGATTTCTATGAGCTGGTGTTTTTCCTTGAGGAACACCGCAAGGAATATGTGCATTTCATTCTCACAAGCGAAGCGTAA
- a CDS encoding DUF4314 domain-containing protein gives MKFPNKETAEKVKRQFPVGCRVELLRMDDAQAPPIGIRGIVTGVDDTGSLLVNWDNGSSLNVIYGIDIVRKVVDSDD, from the coding sequence ATGAAATTTCCGAATAAAGAAACGGCTGAAAAGGTGAAGCGGCAGTTTCCAGTGGGATGCCGCGTGGAACTCCTTCGGATGGACGATGCTCAGGCACCGCCCATCGGCATCAGAGGAATAGTCACTGGAGTCGACGACACCGGCTCCCTTCTCGTAAACTGGGATAATGGCTCCAGCCTCAATGTAATTTACGGCATCGACATCGTGCGGAAGGTGGTGGATTCCGATGACTGA
- a CDS encoding virulence protein, whose protein sequence is MKIDYNVTGKDRKSLVNAIAAITEGKAEYLGMPTAAYKVGCFTVDRNGTLEFGNRTDSKGTEDLIKELDKRGFTAKVGETSGEESETADGAGQGENMGLTISVPLAAVSTGNLTNLLKAKGALIKKALGIDDMPIEIGENKVSFPWFPEMPGSDASKAYTHFIAALCKLSKDQKRVSSTEHPADNEKYAFRCFLLRLGFIGPEYKQERKILLKNLTGNSSFRNGAKKEATDDEISE, encoded by the coding sequence ATGAAAATAGATTACAACGTAACAGGAAAAGACAGGAAGTCCTTAGTCAATGCCATCGCAGCAATCACAGAAGGAAAGGCAGAATACCTCGGTATGCCGACAGCGGCCTACAAAGTCGGCTGCTTCACAGTCGACCGGAACGGAACACTGGAGTTCGGCAACAGAACAGACAGCAAAGGAACCGAGGACCTTATCAAAGAGCTTGACAAGCGCGGCTTCACTGCCAAAGTTGGGGAAACGTCCGGAGAAGAGTCTGAAACGGCGGATGGCGCCGGACAGGGCGAAAACATGGGCCTTACGATTTCGGTTCCACTGGCGGCGGTCTCAACCGGCAACCTGACGAACCTGCTCAAGGCGAAAGGTGCGCTTATCAAGAAGGCACTTGGAATTGACGACATGCCGATTGAAATCGGTGAGAATAAAGTTTCATTCCCATGGTTTCCGGAAATGCCGGGATCGGATGCATCCAAAGCATACACTCATTTCATTGCCGCCCTCTGCAAACTCTCGAAAGACCAAAAACGGGTAAGCAGTACCGAGCACCCGGCCGACAATGAGAAATACGCATTCCGCTGCTTCCTTCTGCGGCTCGGATTCATAGGACCAGAATACAAGCAGGAGAGAAAGATTCTGCTGAAGAACCTGACAGGAAATTCGAGTTTCAGGAACGGGGCGAAAAAAGAGGCCACTGACGATGAAATTTCCGAATAA
- a CDS encoding site-specific DNA-methyltransferase — translation MDTTKFEQVPIDKLVPYARNARTHSKEQIAQLRASLREFGFVSPAVIDSKYNILVGHGRVQAAREEGYTTVPCVFAENLTDAQKRAYILADNQLALGAGWDEEMLSVELSDLQDESFDISLLGFDSDELEKLMNDDSGKNVEDDDFNLSAALEKASFVERGDIWTVGKHHLMCGDATSADDVNTLMGNKRANLIVTDPPYGVSFKASDGLTIENDSLKGEEFYNFLLSSFKNMADHLEKGGAAYVFHADTEGLNFRKAFIDAGFHLAGVCIWVKNSLVLGRSDYQWQHEPILYGFLQNGKHPWYADRKQTTIWNYDKPKRNKDHPTSKPLDLLGYPIQNSSQENAVILDTFGGSGSTLMACEKLNRICYMMELDPKYASVILRRYVEDTNDAWDVHVERNGEKIPYSNLVKDVEIESV, via the coding sequence ATGGATACAACCAAATTTGAGCAGGTACCGATCGATAAACTGGTGCCCTATGCCCGGAATGCGAGGACGCATTCAAAAGAACAGATTGCGCAGCTGAGAGCCAGCCTTCGGGAGTTCGGTTTTGTCTCTCCCGCCGTCATCGACAGCAAATACAACATCTTGGTCGGCCACGGCAGAGTGCAGGCGGCACGTGAGGAAGGCTATACCACCGTTCCCTGTGTCTTTGCCGAAAACCTGACGGATGCTCAGAAACGGGCCTATATCCTCGCGGATAACCAGCTCGCACTGGGCGCCGGATGGGACGAAGAGATGCTCTCCGTTGAACTGTCCGACCTGCAGGATGAGTCCTTTGACATTTCACTTCTCGGTTTCGACAGCGATGAGCTCGAAAAGCTGATGAACGACGACTCCGGAAAAAACGTCGAGGACGATGACTTCAATCTTTCCGCTGCACTTGAGAAAGCGTCATTTGTGGAACGCGGCGACATCTGGACAGTTGGAAAACATCACCTCATGTGTGGTGATGCTACTTCGGCGGATGACGTGAACACGCTCATGGGCAACAAGAGGGCCAACCTCATCGTAACCGACCCGCCTTACGGAGTTTCCTTCAAAGCCTCGGACGGCCTCACGATAGAAAACGACAGCCTGAAGGGCGAGGAATTTTATAACTTTCTACTCTCTTCTTTCAAGAACATGGCTGACCATCTCGAAAAAGGCGGCGCGGCTTATGTGTTCCATGCGGACACGGAAGGCCTGAACTTCCGGAAGGCCTTCATCGACGCAGGCTTTCATCTCGCGGGTGTCTGCATCTGGGTAAAGAACAGTCTCGTACTCGGCCGCTCCGACTATCAATGGCAGCACGAGCCGATTTTGTATGGCTTTCTGCAGAATGGAAAACACCCGTGGTACGCTGACAGGAAGCAGACGACCATCTGGAATTACGATAAACCAAAACGAAATAAAGATCACCCGACTTCCAAACCGCTCGACCTCCTTGGCTATCCGATCCAGAATTCCAGCCAGGAGAACGCTGTCATCCTCGATACTTTCGGCGGTTCCGGTTCCACGCTCATGGCCTGTGAAAAGTTAAATCGGATTTGTTACATGATGGAACTTGACCCGAAGTATGCCTCCGTTATCCTCCGCCGGTATGTAGAGGATACGAATGATGCATGGGATGTGCATGTAGAAAGAAATGGCGAGAAGATTCCCTATTCCAACCTCGTAAAAGACGTTGAAATCGAGAGTGTATAG
- a CDS encoding P27 family phage terminase small subunit, with translation MPTKSNNTGGRGGRRSGAGRKKSAVSEKAANGNPGGRPLEVLDIPEMEGADMPTPHDFLSAKQHDGSTLEAGEIYRETWEWLQKIGIAQKVSPQLLERYAMCSARWIQCEEMTTRLGYLSKHPTTGKPIPSPFINIGINYMNQANRLWDEIFQIVKENCSTEYGGLNPQDDVMERLLRARKGI, from the coding sequence ATGCCGACGAAATCGAATAATACCGGCGGCCGCGGCGGCAGACGTTCGGGTGCTGGACGCAAAAAATCTGCAGTATCCGAGAAAGCCGCGAACGGAAATCCGGGCGGCAGACCGCTTGAGGTACTGGATATTCCGGAGATGGAAGGTGCTGACATGCCGACGCCACATGACTTCCTTTCTGCCAAGCAGCATGACGGTTCGACACTCGAAGCCGGTGAAATCTACCGGGAAACCTGGGAGTGGCTCCAAAAAATCGGTATCGCGCAGAAAGTTTCGCCGCAGCTCTTGGAACGCTACGCGATGTGCTCCGCAAGATGGATTCAGTGTGAAGAGATGACGACAAGGCTCGGATACCTTTCGAAGCATCCGACAACCGGCAAGCCTATTCCCTCTCCCTTCATAAACATCGGCATCAATTATATGAATCAGGCCAACCGCTTGTGGGATGAAATCTTCCAGATTGTGAAGGAGAACTGCTCAACAGAATACGGCGGCCTCAATCCGCAGGATGACGTCATGGAACGGCTGCTCCGCGCCAGAAAGGGAATATAA
- a CDS encoding HTH domain-containing protein has translation MANSSNRGGSRPGAGRKKKNPDGTYEHAAFSAEQLKELTDSPHVAYVSSKTVSYTKAFKDAAWQRYCDGVDPIQIFSEVGLNPETLGRARILGFFKLLRQAKGRGLEFTEGNDPYPDDNEDAPPLPAPPRRANKGHPPLMSESEINHLAAKVAYMSQEIEFIKKIIFAEKKGK, from the coding sequence ATGGCAAACAGCAGTAATCGTGGGGGTTCACGTCCTGGTGCAGGCCGTAAGAAAAAGAATCCTGACGGCACATATGAGCATGCTGCGTTCTCTGCAGAACAACTCAAGGAACTCACGGACTCGCCTCATGTGGCATATGTCTCAAGCAAAACAGTGTCATACACAAAAGCTTTTAAAGATGCAGCTTGGCAACGGTACTGCGATGGGGTCGATCCGATACAGATTTTTTCTGAGGTCGGCCTCAACCCGGAGACATTAGGACGTGCACGCATTCTCGGCTTTTTTAAGCTTCTGCGGCAAGCAAAAGGACGTGGCCTCGAGTTTACCGAAGGAAATGATCCTTATCCGGATGACAACGAGGATGCACCTCCACTGCCAGCGCCGCCTCGTAGGGCAAACAAAGGGCATCCTCCATTGATGAGCGAGTCAGAAATAAACCATCTCGCTGCGAAGGTTGCCTACATGTCCCAAGAGATTGAGTTTATAAAAAAAATTATATTTGCGGAGAAGAAAGGGAAATAG
- a CDS encoding IS3 family transposase, with protein MYMNGSPEVRYRIINETISQDDNLLNISYLCEIAGVSRSGFYYWRGHQTERTASDEADQRDFDLIVAAYNFRGYSKGARGIHMRLRHQDPPVLMNTKKIRRLMKKYHLVCPVRKVNPYRKLGKRLQENRTAPNILNRQFKSFGPRTVLLTDITYIPRPVHRDSSQRAYYYSYVCVIMDAFTKEVLACTCSNSCDTDFVLDTVNQLMEKHGSELHTDALIHSDQGCQYTSSKFVAILNDYNLRQSMSRRGNCWDNAPQESLFGHMKDELPPVGSYGHAVIAERVYAWIEYYNNDRYQWSLAKLSPCEYYKFVMTGIYPLDTFGGAAPNPPEFNAFVSGKGKEKDEAKAPPSPQT; from the coding sequence ATGTATATGAATGGTTCCCCAGAAGTCCGCTACCGCATCATAAATGAAACCATTAGCCAGGATGACAATCTTCTGAATATTTCTTATCTTTGTGAAATAGCAGGCGTATCTCGTTCGGGATTTTATTACTGGCGTGGACATCAGACCGAGCGGACAGCATCCGATGAGGCCGATCAAAGAGACTTTGACCTCATTGTGGCTGCATACAATTTCCGCGGATATTCAAAAGGCGCACGCGGTATACACATGAGACTGCGGCATCAGGATCCCCCGGTGCTTATGAACACAAAGAAGATTCGCAGACTGATGAAAAAGTATCACCTCGTATGTCCGGTACGAAAGGTAAATCCGTACCGCAAGCTCGGCAAGCGTCTACAGGAAAACAGGACAGCTCCGAACATACTAAACAGACAGTTTAAGTCATTTGGACCGCGCACTGTTCTGCTGACGGACATTACATATATTCCGAGACCGGTACACCGAGATAGCAGCCAACGAGCTTACTATTATTCATACGTCTGTGTGATCATGGACGCATTCACAAAAGAAGTTTTGGCCTGTACCTGCAGTAACTCCTGTGATACAGATTTCGTCTTGGACACCGTAAATCAACTGATGGAAAAGCATGGGTCTGAACTTCACACGGACGCCCTGATCCATTCAGATCAAGGATGCCAATACACCAGTTCTAAATTCGTTGCCATTCTGAATGATTACAACCTCCGTCAATCCATGTCCCGCAGAGGAAATTGTTGGGACAATGCACCGCAGGAAAGCCTATTTGGACACATGAAGGATGAACTGCCACCGGTTGGATCTTATGGACATGCAGTAATTGCTGAACGTGTTTACGCTTGGATTGAGTATTATAACAACGACCGGTATCAATGGAGCCTTGCCAAGCTCTCGCCGTGTGAGTACTACAAGTTTGTCATGACGGGAATTTATCCGTTGGATACATTTGGGGGCGCTGCCCCCAACCCCCCGGAGTTTAACGCTTTTGTTTCCGGGAAAGGCAAAGAAAAAGACGAAGCCAAAGCTCCGCCTTCCCCGCAAACCTGA
- a CDS encoding HNH endonuclease, protein MPRKPKRPCSYPGCPNLTDGQYCEEHQRLAAQQYNKYTRSPDTNKKYGRAWKRIRDRYAAAHPLCERCQKEGRLTPVEEVHHILPVSQGGDHRESNLMSLCQSCHTKIHLEMGDRHTHG, encoded by the coding sequence GTGCCAAGAAAACCAAAGCGTCCATGCTCCTACCCCGGCTGTCCCAACCTCACGGACGGGCAGTACTGCGAGGAGCATCAGCGGCTTGCCGCACAGCAGTACAACAAATACACACGCAGTCCCGACACAAACAAAAAGTACGGCAGAGCTTGGAAGCGGATCCGCGACCGCTACGCCGCGGCGCATCCGCTGTGCGAGCGGTGCCAGAAGGAAGGACGGCTGACACCTGTGGAAGAGGTGCATCACATTCTGCCCGTCTCTCAAGGCGGTGACCACAGGGAAAGCAACCTTATGAGCCTCTGCCAGTCCTGCCACACAAAAATTCATCTTGAAATGGGTGACAGACACACACATGGGTGA
- a CDS encoding sigma factor-like helix-turn-helix DNA-binding protein: MTAKEYLNQARHLDALINCRLREIDYWRELSSGISGSNFEPHYNPNRPTEAPFVRCLEKIDAIQRDVAEKVAYLVCLKETINTAIDRLTSREEQLVLRYRYLDNCSWEEISRMLNVSLRTVHRIHGSALQNFIVPD; encoded by the coding sequence ATGACCGCAAAAGAATATCTGAACCAGGCGCGGCACCTGGACGCACTCATCAACTGCCGCCTGCGTGAGATTGACTACTGGAGGGAACTATCGAGCGGCATCTCAGGCAGCAATTTTGAACCCCATTACAATCCAAACCGTCCGACAGAGGCACCTTTCGTCCGATGCCTTGAGAAAATCGATGCAATCCAAAGGGATGTAGCGGAAAAGGTGGCGTATCTGGTGTGTCTCAAGGAAACCATCAACACGGCAATTGACAGGCTCACCAGCCGTGAGGAGCAGCTGGTACTCCGTTACCGCTACCTGGACAACTGCTCTTGGGAGGAGATATCACGGATGCTGAACGTGTCGCTTCGCACGGTACACCGCATACACGGGTCGGCTTTGCAGAATTTTATTGTCCCGGATTGA
- a CDS encoding DEAD/DEAH box helicase: MKYSPHDYQKYAADFIEKNPITAILLDMGMGKSVITLTAINQLMYELFEVQKVLIIAPLKVAKNTWPAEIEKWDHLKGLTYSVAVGTPAERLAALNAGANITIINRENIPWLIEDSGIPFDFDMIVIDELSSFKNHKAKRFKALMKARPKVKRIVGLTGTPSSNGLMDLFAEFKLLDMGKRLGRFIGQYRYTYFTPDRMNGPIVYSYRLLPGAEDEIYRKISDITISMKCTDHLTMPEKIETQVEAVMSDAETARYEKMKKELVLNLDGEEITAANAASLSGKLCQMANGAIYADDESILEIHQRKLDALEDIIEAANGKPLLVAYWFKHDLIRISERLHKLHIPFSRLDDTASIRRWNNGEFPVALIHPASAGHGLNLQSGGSAIVWFGLTWSLELYQQTNARLWRQGQTAKTVVVQHIVAKGTIDERIVKTLSQKEHTQTALIDAVKADLKI; encoded by the coding sequence ATGAAATACTCTCCACATGATTATCAGAAATATGCCGCCGACTTCATTGAGAAGAATCCCATCACCGCAATACTGCTGGATATGGGTATGGGCAAGAGCGTCATTACGCTGACGGCAATCAATCAGCTGATGTATGAGCTGTTCGAGGTGCAGAAGGTTCTGATCATCGCGCCTCTCAAGGTAGCGAAGAACACATGGCCTGCGGAAATCGAAAAGTGGGATCACCTGAAAGGGCTGACGTATTCGGTCGCGGTGGGAACTCCCGCAGAAAGGCTGGCGGCTCTGAACGCCGGAGCGAATATTACGATTATCAACCGTGAAAATATTCCATGGTTAATCGAGGACAGCGGCATTCCCTTTGACTTTGACATGATTGTAATTGACGAGCTGTCCTCCTTCAAGAACCACAAGGCAAAGCGTTTCAAGGCACTCATGAAGGCAAGACCAAAGGTAAAACGTATCGTTGGCTTGACCGGCACACCCTCCAGCAATGGACTGATGGATTTATTCGCGGAGTTTAAACTGCTGGATATGGGAAAACGCCTCGGCAGATTTATCGGGCAGTACCGTTACACTTATTTCACTCCTGACAGGATGAACGGTCCCATCGTCTACTCTTACCGACTTCTTCCGGGAGCCGAGGACGAGATTTACAGGAAAATATCCGACATCACCATTTCCATGAAATGTACCGACCACCTGACGATGCCAGAGAAAATCGAGACGCAGGTTGAAGCGGTGATGTCGGACGCCGAGACTGCCAGATACGAAAAGATGAAGAAGGAACTGGTGCTGAACCTGGACGGTGAGGAAATAACCGCCGCAAACGCCGCTTCTCTTTCGGGAAAGCTCTGCCAGATGGCAAACGGTGCAATCTATGCCGATGATGAGAGCATTCTGGAGATACACCAAAGAAAGCTGGACGCCCTGGAGGACATCATCGAAGCCGCAAACGGCAAACCGCTTCTTGTGGCCTACTGGTTCAAGCATGACCTGATCCGTATTTCGGAAAGGCTGCACAAGCTGCATATCCCGTTCTCCCGGCTGGATGACACCGCAAGTATCCGCAGATGGAACAATGGCGAGTTTCCAGTGGCGCTGATTCACCCGGCATCGGCGGGACATGGGCTGAATCTCCAGAGCGGCGGTTCGGCCATCGTGTGGTTCGGGCTGACCTGGAGTCTGGAACTTTATCAGCAGACCAACGCCCGTCTCTGGCGGCAGGGACAGACCGCAAAAACCGTGGTGGTACAGCACATCGTTGCCAAAGGCACGATTGACGAGCGGATTGTGAAAACTCTCTCCCAGAAGGAGCATACCCAGACGGCACTGATCGACGCTGTGAAAGCGGATTTGAAAATCTGA